In Cytobacillus oceanisediminis, the following proteins share a genomic window:
- the secDF gene encoding protein translocase subunit SecDF — protein sequence MVKRSRIVAFFLIVVLLGSLAGATTNNILKNIKLGLDLQGGFEVLYEVTPKDGQKVDKAVLASTAEALDRRINVLGVSEPNIQIEGDKRIRVQLAGVTDQNKAREILSTEANLSFRDVNDQLMMDGSDLAENGAKQTFDENGKPSVSLKLKSASKFKDVTQKIVNMGAPNNLLVIWLDFEEGQDSFQAESAKEDPKYLSAPQVSQIFNQDTVSIVGNFTIEEAQTLSDLLNAGSLPVQLDEVYSTSVGAKFGEQAMETTILAGIIGIAIIFIYMIAVYRFPGFIATLTLSFYIYLILLVFDWMNGVLTLPGIAALILGVGMAVDANIITYERIREEIKVGRTIKSAFQAGEKNSLSTIFDANITTILAAAVLFMYGTSSVKGFATMLIISILASFITAVYGTRLLMGLWVHSKALNKKPGWFGVKKSEIKNIAENYDTLDLPTKFDKFDFVGHRRKFFILSAVLIAVGIIVVSIFRLNLGIDFASGTRIEQLANESLTKEELQTELSAVGLETDDIVISGDNKEIGVARLKGVLTKDEIADLKTHFHEKFGADPNVSTVSPTVGKELAKNALIALAIASVGIIIYVTIRFEIKMAIPAVLALLHDAFFIIAVFSFTRLEVDITFIAAVLTVVGYSINDTIVTFDRMRENMQKKKKLKSFEDIADVVNKSLRQTLGRSVNTVLTVVFTVVALLVFGSESIRNFSFALLIGLIAGTYSSIFLAAQLWAVWKGKELKEKGVINTVKEKRKVSDEPQV from the coding sequence ATGGTAAAGCGCAGCCGTATCGTTGCCTTTTTCCTGATTGTTGTATTATTGGGAAGCTTGGCAGGGGCAACGACAAACAACATCTTAAAAAATATTAAGCTTGGACTTGATTTGCAGGGCGGATTCGAGGTCCTCTATGAGGTAACGCCAAAAGATGGGCAGAAGGTTGATAAAGCCGTCCTTGCTAGTACTGCCGAAGCACTGGATAGGCGGATCAATGTTCTAGGAGTCAGTGAGCCGAATATCCAGATTGAGGGAGATAAGAGGATCCGTGTTCAGCTTGCTGGTGTGACAGATCAGAATAAGGCAAGGGAAATTCTGTCCACAGAAGCTAATCTATCATTTAGAGATGTTAATGATCAATTGATGATGGATGGTTCAGACCTTGCTGAAAATGGAGCAAAGCAGACATTCGATGAAAACGGAAAGCCAAGTGTTTCATTGAAGCTGAAGAGTGCCAGCAAATTTAAAGATGTAACTCAAAAAATTGTCAATATGGGAGCGCCAAATAACCTGCTTGTCATTTGGCTTGATTTTGAAGAAGGCCAGGATTCATTCCAGGCAGAGTCAGCAAAAGAAGATCCAAAATACTTATCTGCTCCCCAGGTAAGTCAGATTTTTAATCAGGATACCGTGTCCATTGTTGGGAACTTTACGATTGAAGAAGCACAGACACTGTCGGATTTATTGAATGCCGGTTCCCTGCCTGTACAGCTCGATGAAGTTTATTCGACATCGGTAGGTGCGAAATTCGGTGAGCAGGCAATGGAAACGACTATTCTTGCCGGTATCATTGGAATTGCAATTATATTTATCTACATGATTGCGGTATATCGTTTCCCTGGGTTTATAGCGACACTTACATTATCTTTCTATATTTATCTGATTTTACTCGTATTTGACTGGATGAATGGCGTATTGACGCTGCCTGGTATTGCTGCGCTGATTCTGGGGGTTGGTATGGCTGTTGATGCGAATATCATTACCTACGAGAGAATCCGTGAAGAAATAAAAGTGGGCAGAACAATCAAATCAGCTTTCCAGGCTGGTGAGAAAAACTCACTTTCGACCATATTTGATGCAAATATCACAACCATTTTAGCAGCAGCCGTTTTATTCATGTATGGGACAAGTTCTGTAAAAGGATTTGCTACCATGCTTATTATAAGCATACTGGCTAGCTTTATTACTGCGGTTTATGGCACAAGGCTGCTTATGGGGCTTTGGGTCCATAGTAAAGCACTGAATAAAAAGCCAGGCTGGTTTGGGGTTAAGAAAAGTGAGATCAAAAATATTGCTGAAAATTACGATACCCTTGATTTGCCGACCAAGTTCGATAAATTTGATTTTGTAGGGCATCGCAGGAAGTTTTTCATTCTATCTGCTGTATTAATTGCAGTGGGAATAATTGTTGTTTCCATATTCCGACTGAACCTCGGAATTGATTTTGCCAGCGGTACGCGCATTGAGCAGCTGGCTAATGAATCTTTAACCAAAGAAGAGCTCCAAACTGAATTATCTGCGGTAGGATTAGAGACTGATGATATTGTCATCTCAGGTGATAATAAAGAAATTGGCGTTGCAAGGTTAAAAGGTGTGCTGACAAAAGATGAAATTGCCGATTTAAAGACTCATTTTCATGAAAAATTCGGTGCCGATCCAAATGTCAGTACGGTTTCACCGACAGTTGGTAAGGAACTTGCCAAAAACGCGCTGATTGCTTTGGCCATAGCCTCTGTAGGCATTATCATCTATGTAACCATTCGCTTTGAGATCAAGATGGCCATTCCGGCAGTTCTCGCGCTGCTTCATGATGCTTTCTTTATCATTGCTGTATTTAGCTTTACGCGTCTTGAAGTGGACATTACCTTCATTGCAGCAGTACTGACGGTAGTTGGTTATTCGATCAACGATACAATCGTAACGTTCGACCGGATGCGTGAGAATATGCAGAAAAAGAAAAAGCTCAAATCATTCGAGGATATTGCTGATGTTGTAAACAAAAGTCTTCGCCAAACGCTTGGCCGCTCTGTGAATACTGTTTTAACTGTTGTATTTACTGTCGTTGCGCTATTGGTGTTTGGAAGTGAGTCAATCAGAAATTTCTCGTTTGCACTTTTGATCGGTCTAATTGCAGGTACCTATTCATCGATTTTCCTTGCTGCGCAGTTGTGGGCAGTATGGAAAGGCAAAGAACTGAAAGAAAAAGGCGTTATTAATACCGTAAAAGAAAAACGCAAAGTCAGTGACGAACCTCAAGTATAA
- a CDS encoding post-transcriptional regulator, which yields MKIGHEYDYFRITVKPALESKLDEFRLLGYKKVTEQELWGFLTKKKWKKPKENVRLFEIVEEVMEVKVSEYIHYATIEAFKEADFAFENEEERRELLK from the coding sequence GTGAAAATCGGCCATGAATATGATTATTTTCGCATTACGGTAAAACCTGCATTGGAAAGCAAACTGGATGAATTTCGGCTGCTGGGATATAAAAAAGTGACTGAGCAGGAGCTCTGGGGATTCCTGACAAAGAAAAAGTGGAAGAAGCCAAAAGAAAATGTCAGGCTATTTGAAATTGTGGAAGAAGTAATGGAGGTAAAAGTGAGTGAATACATTCACTATGCTACCATCGAGGCTTTTAAAGAGGCAGACTTTGCTTTCGAAAATGAAGAAGAAAGAAGGGAACTATTAAAGTAG
- the spoVB gene encoding stage V sporulation protein B, with protein sequence MSKFLKGTMILLAAGLVTRVLGFINRIVIARFIGEEGVGLYMMAFPTMILVVTITQLGLPVAISKNVAEAEARGDTAKIKKILVVSLATTISLSIVFTPALILLAPLLSETLFTDDRTQLPLMAIAPIVPIIAVSSVIRGYFQGRQNMKPAAYSQMIEQIVRISLIALMTKAFLPFGIEYAAAGAMLAAVIGELASLLYLMTTFKLKKKFRVRKQFFKFVSSGKSTFNELMTVALPTTGSRMIGSVAWFFEPIVVAQSLALAGVAAAAATKQYGALTGFAMPLLLLPSFITYSLSTSLVPAISEANSQNNMRLIEYRLQQALRFAFITGGLAVVVLYVLSDQLMEVMYGSSSGSHFIKLMAPFFLFYYYQGPLQATLQALNLARAAMINSLIGAVVKTAVIFLLASQPAFGINGVAMGILTGTVLVTMLHFATVLKAISFTFFARDYLKTFIAMFLSGGIGIWMLKDLLSPDLNTAVRVIVISSAITAAYIILLLFFKLIKKNDLIRIPWIGRLLSRFAFR encoded by the coding sequence ATGTCCAAATTTCTGAAAGGTACCATGATCCTGCTTGCTGCAGGCCTGGTGACCAGGGTCCTGGGCTTTATAAACAGAATTGTCATTGCCCGATTTATTGGAGAAGAAGGCGTTGGCCTTTATATGATGGCTTTTCCCACTATGATTCTTGTCGTCACCATCACACAGCTTGGGCTGCCGGTGGCTATTTCTAAGAATGTGGCAGAGGCGGAGGCAAGGGGAGATACAGCAAAAATTAAGAAAATATTAGTTGTTTCCTTAGCGACGACAATCTCACTTTCAATTGTTTTCACTCCTGCTTTAATTTTGCTTGCTCCATTATTATCAGAAACGCTATTTACTGATGACCGCACACAGTTGCCTTTGATGGCAATCGCCCCTATCGTGCCGATCATTGCAGTTTCTTCTGTCATCCGGGGTTATTTCCAGGGCAGACAGAACATGAAGCCTGCTGCCTATTCCCAGATGATTGAACAGATAGTCCGGATCAGCCTGATCGCTTTGATGACAAAAGCATTTCTGCCATTCGGAATTGAGTATGCGGCAGCGGGAGCCATGCTGGCAGCTGTCATTGGAGAGCTTGCATCATTGCTATATTTAATGACCACATTTAAGCTTAAAAAGAAATTCAGAGTCAGGAAACAATTTTTTAAATTTGTTTCTTCCGGAAAAAGTACATTTAACGAACTGATGACCGTTGCCCTTCCAACGACTGGCAGCAGAATGATCGGTTCAGTCGCCTGGTTTTTTGAACCGATTGTGGTAGCGCAGAGTCTTGCACTTGCAGGGGTGGCGGCAGCTGCGGCTACGAAGCAATATGGTGCTCTTACCGGCTTTGCCATGCCTCTTCTGTTGCTTCCATCGTTTATTACTTATTCTTTGTCAACATCTCTTGTTCCGGCTATCAGCGAAGCAAATTCCCAAAATAATATGCGTCTGATCGAATACCGTCTTCAGCAGGCACTTCGGTTTGCATTTATTACTGGCGGCCTGGCAGTGGTGGTTCTTTATGTCCTTTCCGATCAATTGATGGAAGTAATGTACGGCTCCTCAAGCGGTTCTCATTTTATTAAATTGATGGCGCCATTTTTTCTGTTTTATTATTATCAGGGGCCTCTTCAGGCAACTTTACAGGCATTAAATCTGGCCCGTGCCGCAATGATCAACAGTCTGATTGGCGCTGTCGTTAAAACGGCAGTCATCTTTCTTCTTGCCAGCCAGCCTGCATTTGGCATCAATGGTGTTGCGATGGGAATTCTGACCGGCACAGTCCTGGTGACAATGCTTCACTTTGCAACAGTACTGAAAGCTATTTCGTTTACTTTTTTCGCCAGGGACTATCTAAAGACGTTTATTGCCATGTTTTTGTCAGGAGGCATTGGCATCTGGATGCTCAAAGATTTACTTTCTCCTGACTTGAATACAGCAGTAAGGGTAATTGTGATTTCTTCAGCCATCACTGCTGCATATATAATTCTCTTATTATTCTTTAAGCTCATTAAAAAGAATGATTTGATTCGGATCCCATGGATTGGCAGATTGTTATCAAGGTTTGCATTTAGATAA
- a CDS encoding DUF421 domain-containing protein, whose translation MEEYLIIVGRTLFLYAVILLIFRLMGKREIGELSILDLVVYIMIAELAVVAIETPDSEILKNVLPMFLLMVVQIVLALFSLKSKTFRDVVDGKPTIIINKGKIDENAMRKQRYNFDDLLLQLREKDIAKISDVEFAILESSGTLSVFEKKDSKEGGITIPLIIDGTIQKTNLETINKSDFWLRQELRKEGFKELSNISFCSYENGQFYVDLLDERK comes from the coding sequence GTGGAAGAATATCTAATCATTGTAGGAAGAACATTATTTCTCTATGCAGTCATTCTTCTCATTTTTAGACTAATGGGCAAAAGAGAAATTGGTGAATTAAGCATCCTGGATTTAGTCGTCTATATCATGATTGCTGAACTTGCAGTAGTGGCGATTGAAACTCCGGATTCAGAAATCTTGAAAAATGTGCTGCCAATGTTCCTTTTGATGGTTGTGCAGATTGTGCTGGCCCTATTTTCCCTGAAGAGCAAAACGTTCAGGGATGTCGTTGATGGCAAACCGACCATTATTATTAATAAAGGAAAAATTGATGAAAATGCCATGAGGAAACAGCGGTATAACTTTGATGACCTGCTTCTGCAGTTAAGAGAAAAAGATATTGCCAAAATCTCAGATGTGGAATTTGCCATCCTTGAATCTTCCGGTACTTTGTCAGTGTTTGAAAAAAAGGACAGCAAAGAGGGGGGGATTACGATCCCTTTAATTATAGATGGCACAATTCAGAAAACTAATCTGGAAACGATAAATAAAAGTGACTTTTGGCTGCGTCAGGAGCTTAGAAAAGAGGGGTTTAAAGAGTTATCTAATATATCATTCTGCAGCTATGAAAATGGCCAATTTTATGTAGATCTGCTCGACGAAAGGAAATAA
- a CDS encoding TIGR04086 family membrane protein, translating to MAVASSLVFSLLLRFTSLQESSLQYIITAVSFVSLFAGGFISGGKGKQKGWLLGGLTGLIYSIVIFLFQYLGHDSLFDMEQMIYHTCFTLTAMMGGILGVNLNTKRTA from the coding sequence ATTGCTGTAGCGAGCAGTCTCGTTTTTTCACTGCTGCTGCGGTTTACCTCGCTGCAGGAGTCTTCCCTGCAGTATATTATTACTGCTGTTTCGTTTGTTTCTCTTTTTGCGGGCGGGTTCATATCCGGAGGTAAAGGGAAGCAAAAAGGCTGGCTGCTTGGAGGCTTGACAGGCCTTATTTACTCAATCGTTATTTTTCTATTTCAATATTTGGGACATGACAGTTTATTTGATATGGAGCAAATGATATACCACACCTGTTTCACGCTGACAGCAATGATGGGCGGAATATTGGGAGTAAATCTCAACACCAAAAGAACAGCTTAA
- the yajC gene encoding preprotein translocase subunit YajC, with product MELLGTLGPLLLMFVLFYFLLIRPQQKRQKAVQQMQSDLKKGDKVVTIGGLHGFVDAIDEDKVVIKCGDGSRLTYDRAAIREVTQATGDALAKS from the coding sequence ATGGAGCTTTTAGGAACATTAGGGCCATTATTGCTGATGTTTGTTTTATTCTATTTCCTGTTAATTCGTCCGCAGCAGAAACGCCAAAAGGCAGTTCAGCAAATGCAGAGTGATTTGAAAAAGGGAGATAAGGTTGTTACAATCGGCGGCCTTCATGGATTCGTTGATGCCATCGACGAAGACAAAGTGGTTATTAAATGTGGTGACGGAAGCCGTCTTACATACGATCGTGCAGCGATCCGCGAAGTAACGCAGGCAACTGGCGATGCATTAGCAAAATCTTAA
- the tgt gene encoding tRNA guanosine(34) transglycosylase Tgt: MTAIRYELIKTCKQTGARLGRVHTPHGSFETPVFMPVGTLATVKTMSPEELVEMGAGIILSNTYHLWLRPGQEIVEEAGGLHKFMNWDRAILTDSGGFQVFSLSEFRKIEEEGVHFRNHLNGDKLFLSPEKAMNIQNSLGSDIMMAFDECPPYPASFEYMKKSVERTSRWAERCLQAHKRPNDQGLFGIIQGGEYEELRKQSARDLTSLDFPGYAVGGLSVGEPKDVMNRVLEFTTPLMPSDKPRYLMGVGSPDSLIDGSIRGIDMFDCVLPTRIARNGTLMTSNGRLVVKNAKFARDFGPIDENCDCYTCRNYSRAYIRHLIRCDETFGIRLTTYHNLYFLLKLMEQVRQAIRDDRLGDFREEFFERYGFNKPDAKNF, encoded by the coding sequence TTGACTGCAATTCGTTATGAATTAATTAAAACATGTAAGCAAACTGGTGCCCGTCTGGGACGGGTTCATACGCCGCATGGATCTTTTGAAACCCCTGTGTTCATGCCCGTGGGAACACTCGCTACAGTAAAAACCATGTCCCCGGAAGAATTAGTGGAAATGGGAGCAGGCATTATTCTGAGCAATACTTACCACCTGTGGCTTAGACCGGGTCAGGAAATCGTGGAAGAAGCAGGCGGGCTGCATAAGTTTATGAATTGGGACCGGGCCATTTTGACAGATTCCGGCGGGTTTCAAGTGTTCAGTCTTAGTGAATTCCGTAAGATTGAAGAAGAAGGCGTTCATTTCAGGAATCACTTAAATGGCGACAAGCTATTTTTATCACCTGAAAAAGCAATGAATATTCAAAATTCGCTTGGTTCAGATATTATGATGGCATTTGATGAATGCCCTCCTTATCCAGCCTCCTTCGAATATATGAAGAAGTCAGTAGAGCGGACTTCCCGCTGGGCTGAGCGCTGCTTACAAGCACACAAACGCCCGAATGATCAGGGACTCTTCGGAATTATACAGGGCGGAGAATATGAGGAGCTGCGCAAACAAAGCGCGAGAGACTTAACATCTCTTGATTTCCCAGGGTATGCTGTGGGCGGTTTATCTGTGGGCGAGCCTAAAGATGTAATGAACCGTGTGCTTGAATTCACAACACCGCTTATGCCGTCTGATAAGCCAAGATACCTTATGGGAGTAGGATCTCCCGATTCCCTGATTGATGGTTCAATCAGAGGGATTGATATGTTTGACTGTGTTCTTCCTACAAGGATTGCCAGAAACGGAACATTGATGACAAGTAATGGCCGACTGGTTGTTAAGAATGCAAAATTTGCAAGAGATTTTGGCCCTATTGATGAGAATTGCGATTGCTACACATGCCGCAATTACAGCCGTGCTTACATCAGGCATTTGATCCGCTGTGACGAAACATTTGGAATCAGGCTTACAACTTACCATAATCTCTATTTTCTGCTAAAATTAATGGAACAGGTAAGACAGGCGATCAGAGATGATCGTTTGGGTGACTTTAGAGAAGAGTTTTTCGAAAGGTATGGATTCAATAAGCCTGACGCGAAGAACTTTTAA
- the queA gene encoding tRNA preQ1(34) S-adenosylmethionine ribosyltransferase-isomerase QueA, with product MKVDWFDFHLPEELIAQTPLADRTSSRLMVLDKKTGNIQHSVFKDIKNNLKAGDCLVLNDTKVLPARLFGEKTGTGAKIEVLLLKQLEGDSWETLVKPAKRVKEGTEITFGNGNLTAVCTGTSDHGGRILEFKYDGIFYEVLEQLGEMPLPPYIKEQLDDRDRYQTVFARERGSAAAPTAGLHFTEQLLEEIKEMGVHIAFITLHVGLGTFRPVSVEDLNEHEMHAEFYQVTEGTARLLNEVREQGGRIISVGTTSTRTLETIASMHNGRFEEASGWTDIFIYPGYEFKAIDGMITNFHLPKSTLIMLVSALAGRENVLNAYNQAVEERYRFFSFGDAMLIL from the coding sequence ATGAAAGTAGATTGGTTTGATTTTCATTTGCCTGAGGAATTAATTGCACAAACGCCTTTGGCTGATCGGACAAGCAGCAGGCTAATGGTCCTCGATAAAAAAACCGGAAATATTCAGCATAGTGTTTTTAAAGATATTAAGAATAATCTCAAAGCTGGAGATTGTCTTGTGCTGAACGACACAAAGGTCCTTCCTGCCAGGCTGTTTGGAGAAAAAACAGGCACTGGTGCGAAAATAGAGGTGCTTCTTCTCAAACAGCTTGAAGGGGATAGCTGGGAAACGCTGGTCAAGCCAGCCAAGAGAGTGAAAGAAGGAACTGAGATAACGTTTGGAAACGGAAATTTGACTGCTGTTTGCACTGGAACTTCAGATCATGGCGGCAGGATACTGGAGTTTAAGTATGACGGGATATTCTATGAGGTGCTGGAGCAATTAGGAGAAATGCCATTGCCTCCTTATATTAAGGAGCAGCTTGATGATCGTGACCGTTATCAGACTGTGTTTGCCCGTGAGCGCGGTTCTGCTGCAGCTCCTACAGCAGGCCTTCATTTTACTGAACAGCTCCTTGAAGAGATTAAGGAAATGGGTGTGCATATTGCTTTTATTACTCTGCACGTTGGTCTGGGAACTTTCAGGCCGGTTAGTGTGGAGGATTTGAATGAGCATGAAATGCACGCTGAATTTTACCAGGTAACAGAAGGAACTGCACGGCTATTGAATGAAGTGCGTGAGCAGGGAGGAAGAATTATCAGTGTGGGGACTACATCCACGAGGACTTTAGAAACCATTGCTTCCATGCATAATGGCCGATTTGAGGAAGCAAGCGGCTGGACAGATATTTTCATTTATCCAGGCTATGAATTTAAAGCGATTGATGGCATGATTACGAATTTTCATCTGCCTAAATCGACCTTGATTATGCTTGTAAGTGCACTGGCAGGCCGTGAGAACGTTCTGAATGCCTATAATCAGGCGGTGGAGGAACGTTATCGATTCTTCAGCTTTGGAGATGCTATGCTCATTTTGTAG
- a CDS encoding DUF2905 domain-containing protein, giving the protein MSGISKWLMVIGAIIFTIGFISQFINIGKLPGDIVIKKGNATFYFPVVTSILISVILSAIFYFIGRFR; this is encoded by the coding sequence TTGAGCGGCATATCAAAGTGGCTGATGGTCATTGGTGCCATCATTTTTACCATCGGATTTATAAGCCAGTTTATTAATATTGGCAAGCTGCCGGGGGATATAGTGATCAAGAAAGGCAATGCGACATTTTATTTTCCAGTCGTTACATCGATTTTGATCAGTGTTATCCTTTCTGCCATCTTTTATTTTATTGGCAGGTTCCGGTAG
- the ruvB gene encoding Holliday junction branch migration DNA helicase RuvB — MEERIISGEADLQDLSFEQSLRPQTLKQYIGQDKVKENLEIFIKAARIREETLDHVLLYGPPGLGKTTLAAIIANEMGVNIRTTAGPAIERPGDLAAILTALEPGDVLFIDEIHRLPRSIEEVLYPAMEDFCLDIVIGKGPSARSVRLDLPPFTLVGATTRAGSLSAPLRDRFGVLSRLEYYSEEQLTDIVVRTAEVLDTGIEQKAATEVARRSRGTPRIANRLLRRVRDFAQVKADGQIDETLAKEALELLQVDRLGLDHIDHKLLRGIIEKFRGGPVGLETIAATIGEEAHTIEDVYEPYLLQIGFLQRTPRGRIVTDLVYRHFQMEVPAD, encoded by the coding sequence ATGGAAGAGCGGATAATATCCGGTGAAGCTGATCTTCAGGATCTTTCATTCGAACAGAGTCTGCGCCCGCAGACACTAAAGCAGTATATTGGACAGGATAAAGTAAAGGAAAACCTCGAGATCTTTATCAAAGCTGCCAGAATACGCGAGGAGACCTTAGATCATGTCCTTCTATATGGACCGCCTGGATTGGGTAAAACTACACTGGCTGCCATTATTGCCAATGAAATGGGCGTAAATATCAGAACCACTGCAGGCCCCGCCATTGAAAGGCCTGGTGATTTGGCGGCGATCCTGACTGCTTTGGAACCGGGTGACGTCCTGTTTATTGATGAAATTCATCGCTTGCCGCGTTCGATTGAAGAAGTTCTTTATCCGGCAATGGAGGACTTCTGTCTGGATATTGTCATCGGAAAAGGGCCAAGTGCCAGATCAGTCAGACTGGATTTACCGCCTTTTACACTGGTTGGCGCGACTACAAGGGCAGGGTCGTTATCGGCTCCGTTAAGGGACCGTTTTGGAGTGCTCAGCAGGCTTGAATACTACTCAGAAGAGCAGCTGACTGATATTGTTGTCCGTACAGCTGAGGTTCTTGATACAGGTATAGAACAAAAAGCTGCCACTGAGGTGGCCAGAAGGTCAAGAGGCACACCTAGAATTGCAAACAGGCTCCTCCGGAGAGTCCGGGATTTTGCCCAGGTCAAAGCAGATGGTCAGATTGATGAAACGCTGGCCAAGGAAGCTTTGGAGCTTTTGCAGGTTGACCGTTTAGGCCTTGACCATATTGACCATAAATTATTAAGAGGGATTATAGAAAAATTCCGCGGCGGACCTGTTGGCCTTGAAACAATTGCAGCGACCATTGGGGAAGAAGCGCACACGATTGAAGATGTTTATGAACCATATTTATTGCAGATTGGGTTTCTTCAGCGGACACCAAGAGGAAGAATTGTAACGGACCTGGTGTACCGCCATTTTCAGATGGAGGTGCCTGCTGATTGA
- the ruvA gene encoding Holliday junction branch migration protein RuvA, with protein MYEFVRGKLDFIGPEYVVIENNGIGYQILTPNPFSYTPEFGQEVRIYTYHYVREDIMALYGFQTREEKTLFTKLLNVTGIGPKGALAILASGEPEQVVQAIENEDEAFLVKFPGVGKKTARQMILDLKGKLPDIVPDFFPNLFSADKLQAESGPAGDLEEALLALKALGYSDKELKKITPELKKEKLTTDQYIKKALQKLLKL; from the coding sequence TTGTATGAATTCGTAAGAGGCAAGCTCGATTTTATCGGGCCGGAATATGTGGTTATTGAAAACAACGGTATAGGCTATCAGATTTTAACGCCAAACCCATTTAGCTATACCCCGGAGTTCGGGCAGGAAGTCAGGATATACACGTATCATTATGTACGGGAAGATATTATGGCATTGTACGGTTTTCAGACTCGGGAGGAGAAGACCCTGTTTACCAAACTGCTGAATGTTACCGGCATTGGGCCGAAGGGAGCTCTTGCAATTCTTGCTTCGGGTGAACCGGAACAGGTGGTGCAGGCGATTGAAAATGAAGATGAAGCGTTCCTCGTTAAGTTTCCTGGAGTCGGAAAGAAAACAGCGAGACAAATGATTCTTGATCTGAAAGGGAAGCTGCCGGATATTGTACCTGACTTTTTCCCTAATCTGTTTTCAGCGGATAAACTTCAGGCTGAAAGCGGGCCTGCGGGGGACCTGGAAGAAGCTTTGCTTGCATTAAAAGCGCTGGGCTACTCAGATAAGGAACTGAAAAAGATTACACCGGAACTGAAGAAGGAAAAGCTTACAACGGACCAATACATAAAGAAGGCTCTGCAAAAGCTTTTAAAACTATAA
- a CDS encoding tyrosine-type recombinase/integrase: MEYVDPIKDIKSINKIKEILRQQSQRDLLLFVLGINTGIRVSDLLSLKISDVWDGKEIKEFIYLNDLNGDENKAFYLNNSVKKELKKYFTQHDFSECDYLFKSKKNNQPITRQQAYRIINNAAKEAGIPGKIGTHTLRKTFGYHAYRKGIAISIIMTIYNHHSSAETLRYLGIERGGKQLIKVDVNL, translated from the coding sequence GTGGAATATGTTGATCCTATCAAGGACATCAAAAGCATAAATAAAATTAAAGAGATTTTAAGACAGCAGTCACAGCGGGATCTTTTGCTTTTTGTATTAGGTATAAATACGGGCATAAGGGTCAGTGATTTGCTATCTCTGAAAATTAGTGATGTTTGGGATGGGAAGGAGATAAAAGAATTTATTTATTTAAACGATCTCAATGGCGATGAAAATAAAGCATTTTACTTAAATAACAGCGTGAAAAAAGAACTGAAAAAATATTTTACCCAGCATGATTTCTCTGAATGTGATTATCTCTTCAAATCGAAAAAGAATAACCAGCCAATTACCCGCCAGCAAGCCTATCGGATCATAAATAATGCTGCAAAGGAAGCTGGAATTCCAGGGAAGATCGGCACGCATACACTTCGAAAAACATTTGGCTATCATGCATATAGAAAAGGGATTGCCATTTCAATCATTATGACCATCTATAATCACCATTCTTCTGCTGAAACTTTGCGTTATCTCGGAATTGAAAGAGGCGGGAAGCAATTGATAAAAGTGGACGTTAATTTATAG